The genomic interval AAGCTGCAACGCGAGGGCAAGCTCGACAAGGTGGCGGAGATCCAGTACGGCAAGCTTCCCCAGCTCGAAGTCCAGCTCAAGCAGGCCGAGACGGCCAGCGAGTCGCAGGAGAAGCACAAGCTGCTGCGCACCCAGGTGGGCGCGGAAGAAATCGCCGAAGTGGTGTCGCGCGCCACGGGAATCCCGGTTTCCAAGATGATGGAAGGCGAGCGCGACAAGCTGCTCAAGATGGAAGATGCGCTGCACCAGCGCGTGGTGGGGCAGGACGAAGCCGTGCGCCTGGTCTCGGACGCCATCCGTCGTTCGCGTGCCGGCCTGGGCGACCCCAACCGGCCATATGGCTCTTTCCTCTTCCTCGGCCCCACCGGGGTCGGCAAGACCGAGTTGTGCAAGGCGCTGGCCGGGTTCCTGTTCGATTCCGAGGAGCACCTGATCCGCGTCGACATGTCCGAGTTCATGGAGAAGCACAGCGTGTCCCGCCTCATCGGCGCGCCGCCCGGCTATGTCGGCTACGAAGAGGGCGGCCACCTCACCGAGGCGGTGCGCCGCAAGCCTTACTCCGTCATCCTGCTCGACGAGGTGGAAAAGGCGCACCCGGACGTGTTCAACGTGCTGCTGCAGGTGCTCGACGACGGCCGCATGACCGACGGGCAGGGCCGCACGGTGGACTTCAAGAACACCGTGATCGTGATGACCTCCAACCTCGGCAGCCAGATGATCCAGCAGATGGCGGGCGACGATTACCAGGTCATCAAGCTGGCGGTGATGGGCGAAGTGAAAACCTATTTCCGTCCCGAGTTCATCAACCGCATCGACGAAGTGGTGGTGTTCCACGCCCTGGACGAAGCGCACATCAAGTCCATCGCGCGTATCCAGTTGCAATACCTGGAGAAGCGTCTGGCGCAGATGGAAATGAAGCTGGAAGTGAGCGAGGCGGCGCTATCGGAACTGTCGAGCGCGGGCTTCGACCCGGTGTTCGGCGCAAGGCCGCTGAAGCGGGCGATCCAGGCCAACCTGGAAAATGCCTTGGCGAAGGAAATCCTGGGTGGACATTTCGCGGCCAAGGACACGATCAGGGTCGATTGCCGGGACGGGGTGTTCCGCTTCGATAAAGGATAAAAATCGGCGGGGTACTGGTAAAACCGGGTGCGGAAACGTGCCCGGTTTTTTTACGTCCAGCGTTTATCTCCGGGTCACTTCAGTAACGTACACGGACGTACTTTCCTGACCTCAGCAATACAGCCTCGCCAGCAGCGTAAAAGCTGGCTGTTGTACTTGCCCGAGCAGTGAAAATACACCATCAAGCGAAGTGCTCTCCCGGCGCTGTGCGCGTATCGTAAATTTTCGGGTCGGCGATCAATGTCGGGCAGGCAAACCTCATCGCAACTACATGTCCTGGTCGATCCGCGCGCCGCCGCTATTCGCGGCATCCAGTCTCGCCGCGGTCTCGCACTGGCGGCCGTCATCACGCCGCACTTCACATAATTAGTTGCAAGGAGAAATAAAATGAAAATGAAATTGAATTTTAGAGCAGCTTTGATTTCAGTTGCGTTTCTGGGTGGATCAATCGTGCCAGGCGCGGTGTATTCAGGCAATTTGCTCAAAGCCAACGGCGTTAGCACGGAAGCCGATGCCATCTTGTATTACCAAACCATCGACCCGAGTAACCTGAGGTCGACCCAGGCCGCCTGGAGAACAGTTAATGGTTTTGATCCTGGTTCCGGGAATGAAGTCGTTGTGGTTGGGGGGCACAAAAACGTCTCTGATCTCGGCTTCTGGCGCAGAATCGAGATGGTCATCGACAAGCGTATCGGGTACGTGGGGAACGTTGCGTATACCACCTTCAACTTCGAGAGCGAGCAGGATGCGTTCTTGAACATAAACGCAAAGTCCATCGTGAACATGGAATACTCCCCTGGCCCGAACGGCGACCGTATCACCAAGTTCTACATCTACGACGCCGCTGGCAATCGCAAGAACAGTACTTTCTTTGATCCTGACGTAGCCACGAGAGAAGAACTGTTCTTGCCAAACGGTTGTGCTGCCTGCCATGGTGGTGGGAACAAGAACTTTGCAACCCGTGGCGGCAAGACCGGCGGCGGATTCCTTGCGTTTGACTTCAACGTTTTCGAATACGGCCCACTGACATCCCGGGCAGCTAATGAAGCAAATGTGAAGAAGCTTAATCAAGGGGTAATGAAGACAAATCCGCCCGGCGCCGTGAAAAGTCTGATAAATGGGCTCTACGGTGGCAATGGACTGCCTTTGGCCACGCAGTACTCAGCTTACAGGCCGAGCACCTGGGCCACCGAGCCAAAACTCTGGAATGTCGTCGTGACAGATTGTCAGGGCTGCCATACCCTGTCCGAACAGGAAGTGCTGAGCCTCGATTACTGGAAGAGAAACGTCGGGTCATTCCGTGAGGAAGTTCTCAAAGAGAAACTCATGCCGAATTCGCCTTTTGCAAACAGGCGTTTCTGGAGTACGGATCATCATCAGACCGTAGAGGATGCACTCATACGCTTCCGCCCTTGATCGGCAATCCGAATTGGTCACTGTTCATGACTCGGCCCTGGCCACGTGTCATGAAACGGGCGGCTGCTCTCCGGCAGCCGCCCGTTTTCATTATGGCTGCTCAAACGGGTAATCACGCGCGCGGAGCGCACCCATCAGTTTTTTATATGAGTTGCTACGCAACGCCTGGTGGGTTACAACCCACCCTACATTTGGCTTTAGCCAGTGGTGTGTGCCGTTGCAGGCGATGTCTCAGGAGATTGTTTCTTCGCGGAAGCGCGCCTGGATCTGTTCCACTTCTTCGCGGCGCGCGATCAGGGTCTGCACGCAGTCGCGGTCGAATTTGCTGTCCGACAGTTCGAGCAGCAGGGCGAAGGCGGCGTCGTTGCTCCAGGCGTCCTTGTAGGAGCGGCGGGAGGTGAGGGCGTCGAACACGTCGGCCACCGCGACGATGCGGGCTTCGGGCGGGATTTCCTCGCCTTTGAGCCCTTGCGGGTAGCCGCTGCCATTGATGGCTTCGTGGTGGTAGTGGGCGACGTTGCGCAGGATGTCGATGTGCTTGACTTCCTGAAGGCCGAAATTCGCCACCATGGCGTCGATGATTTCCACCCCTTTGCCGACATGCTTCTGCATGATTTCGTATTCTTCCGCGCTGAGCTTGCCGGGCTTGAGCAGGATGTGGTCGGGGATGCCGATCTTGCCGATGTCGTGGAGCGGTGCGAAAAGGAAGATATGCTCCACGATGTCGTCGGTCAGGCCGTATTTATCGGCGAGGTCGCGGGCGATCAGGCGAGCGTAATTGGACATTCTTTCGAGGTGGTAGCCGGTCTCGAAATCGCGCTGCAGGGCCATGTTGGTGGCGGTCTTGATGCTCGCGACCAGGGCGCGCACCTCGGCCAGTTCGTTGATGACGATCAGTTCCAGCAGGTGGCCGTACAGGTCGATGTAGTGCAGTGCGCTTTCGCTGAAGACGTCGCTGCGGTAGGAGTTGAAAAAAAGAAAGCCGAAAAAGCACCCGTTGCTGTACATCGGCAGGGTGTAGCTGGAGCCGTAGCCTTGCGCGCCGATGCGCTGGCTGTGAACCTTGCTGCTGCCGGCGAGAAAAGACATGTCGTTGACGACGCGCGGCCGTCCCAGGCGGATGATTTCCTGCAGCGACGGGGCCTCTGCGAGCGTGGACTGGTAGTGCTGCAGCGGGATATCCAAGCCGCTGCTGTGGACATAGGTCTTGAGCAGGTCGGTTTTTTCGTCGTAGAGCGCAATGGCGATGCGGTCGATGAAATCGAACTGCTGGTGAAGAAACGCGTGAATGAAGCGAAGCTTTTCCCCGAGCGGGATGTCTTTATTCAGCGTTTCGAGTGCGTCTTGATGTTTGAACATTTGCGCGCTTTTATCAGGCGGTGAACTGGCCCAAGTATAATACCGGGCATGCGACAGTGTTCCGAAATTTTGATGCTTGAAACAGCCGGGCGCGGGCTCTATGTCTTCACCGACCGGATCGTGCGCTGGGTGGGGCAGTCCGGCTTCTCGGACGGCCTGCTGACCCTGTTCATCCAGCACACGTCCGCCAGCCTGGTGGTGCAGGAAAATTACGATCCCGATGTGCAGGCCGATCTGGAACGTTTTTTTGCTCGCCTGGTCAAGGACGGTGATCCCATGTTTGCCCACAGCCTGGAGGGGCCGGACGACATGCCGGCGCATGTGCGCGCGGCGCTGACCCAGACCCAGCTATCCGTCCCTCTGCGCCAGGGGCAGTTGGCCCTCGGAACCTGGCAGGGGATTTATCTTTACGAGCACCGTTTCGCGCCGCAGCGGCGCAAAATCGTGATGCATCTGATCGGGGAGTGACGTGTGAATAGCTTCAAGTTTCTGATGGGATTTCTCGGCTGGCTCGTCGTGCCTCTTACGCTGCAGGCGGCCGGGCTCAACGATATTTCCGCGGTGCCGCATTTGGACCAGAAAGGCCGCGAAGGATACCGCGAATTTCTCCTTGCCCCGATGCACCGCGCATTCGCCGTCGCACCAGGCGGGGCTTGGTCGTGGAAGGCGGAAGAAGCTTCTCCCGATTTGGCGGGCGAGGCGGCGTTGCAAGGCTGCGCTGAGCATACCGAGCAGGAATGCGTGTTGTATGCGCAGGACAATCAGGTGGTGTTTGAAAGCAAGACCTGGCCGAAACTGTGGGGGCCGTACAAAACCGGCGCCGAGGCTGCCAGGGCGGCGACCGGCAAGCACCGCGGCGAGCGTTTCCATGATCTTGCCATCACCAGCCCGGCCGGAAAGCCGCTCAAGCTTTCGGACCTGCACGGCAAGGTGGTGCTGCTGCATTTCTGGGGCACATGGTGTTCGCCCTGCCGCCAGGAGATGCCGGAATTGCAGAAGCTGAGCCGCGAACTGGCGTCTTCCAGGGATATCCAGCTGGTGTTGCTGCAGATGCGCGAAGACATCGACACGGCGCGCTTCTGGGCCGAGAACCAGCACATCAGCCTGCCGCTGTACGACTCGGGCATCAAGGATGCCGGCTCGGATTCGCTGCCGCTGGCGAACGGCAAGCGGATTCGGGACCGCGAACTGGCGATGGTTTTCCCCACCACTTATGTGCTGGACAAGCACGGCGTGGTGTTGTTTTCACACAGCGGGCCAGTATTCGGCTGGAATCAGTATTTGCCACTTTTACGCGATGCCGCGGCACGATCCGGAAAGTGATGCTTTGACTATCGCGGTCAAGCATGTGGACGTAAACATTAAATGAAGGTATCCGATCTCGTGATTGATGTTGGATCGGTATGCCGCAGCGTTGCTCTTCATGGCGCACAAACAAAAAGCCTGGCATGAAGCCAGGCTTTTTGTGACAACTATAGTATTAAGCCGATTATGCTTTACGGCGCGCCAAACGCATACCCAGAAAACCAAGGGCCAGCAAGCCCAGCGTAGCTGGCTCGGGGATGGTTTCATTGACTGCCAAGTTGTCGACCAGATAGTAGTTGCCAAGTTCCAGGTGCAATTCGTCAATAGAACCTGCGTGGCCATTAAATGCAGTCCAGCTTGTTGTTAATGCTGCAGCTGAATTCCAAACCTCAGCTCCATTATTAAATCCCCGAATATTACCTATCCTGCTAGCACCGCTAGACCAGATACGCGCCCATAGGCCATCAAAGGTAAAATCAGCTCCATTTGCCGCGGTCACAATAGCCGTGCCGCCATAATTGTTCAACATGGTGAAATCACCGCTTACAGCGCCAAAATTCCAACTTGAGCCCACGGTGTCAATCCAATCCATACGGTTTAAATCGTTGGTAGCACCAAAATTAAAACCAGCATACGTTCCAATTGCACCATAGCTATTCTGTGATACACCTGGAATATCATCAAATGTCAACACAGTTGCATTGGAAACGGCCGAGAAGCCCAGAAGACAAACGGCAAGCAGATGTTTCTTCATTATTATTAGTCCCTTTAGATTTATTACGTAGGCAAAACTTTTTCCATCTAAGCAAATGTCATGTCAACATAATTATGTTATTAATTAACAATAAGTAATGAAAACTATTGGGATTTAATATATCGGATATGTAAGATATTTCGACAGGGCGTTCTTGTCGAAGTTGGTGATTTAGTTTGAATGCAATTGCATAACTTCAAATCAATGCCTGAATCCAGAGAGCATCAATAAAAAGACCGGGCAGCTTTGACGCTGCCCGGCCACCTGCTGGGTTGGACGTCGGGAGACGCTAATCCACTTCTTCCCAGCCGGTAATCATGGCCTTGATATGCGAGGTCGGTGTGTGTCCCGCCGTGGTGAGGTAAACGTGAGCGATCAGGAATAGCAGCATCATGAACGCACCGGCAGTATGGAAGAACGCGACCCATTCCAGCGATACGTACTTGTCTACACCCCAGACACTCCAGTCACCGAAGAACAGGTAGAACCATCCCGAGGTCCACAGCAGCGGCCCGATGAACAGCAACACACCGAGGTAGGCGAGGCGCTGCAGCGGGTTGTGCTTCTTGAGCTGCGTCGCTTTGAACGGGTGCGGAGCATGGATGAAGATGCCGACCGAGTAGAACTTGATCATGGCGATCACCTTGTCCAGCGTCGGGATGTACTGCTTCCATTCGCCGGTGGTGAAGTGCCAGAAGATCGCGAACACCCACAGCCCGATCAGCGTCCAGGCGGAGATGGTGTGCAGGTTCACCGCCTGGCCGAAGCCGAACAGGTGGTAGGAACCGTGCACCTCGAAGCCGGTTATCAGCATGAAGATGATGAGCGTGGCCTGCGACCAGTGCCAGAAACGCTCGAACCGTTTGAATACATAGATTTTTTCTGACATGATCTTATCCTTTCCTGTAGCTCATGTAGATGCGGCCGGCCCCATGGGCGAGCACACCTAGCAGGGTCAATAGCGCGAGGGCCCAGCCAGCCTTGTCGAGCAGCTGGTTGTTGTCGCCGCGGCCGGGCATGTAGATGCCCTTGACGTTTTTAAGGCGTCCGCCGGTCTTGGAATCGTGACACTGGACGCAAGTCAGTGCGTCGCCCTTCGGCGCCACCATGTGAGTGATGGGCCAGGTCTGCTCAGTGTCGACGAATCCATACTGTCCGCTATAGGGCAGGCCGCCTGCCTTCATCCCGGCCGTGATCGCCTTTTGCCAGTCGTAGTTGTGCCATAGG from Sulfurimicrobium lacus carries:
- a CDS encoding PEP-CTERM sorting domain-containing protein yields the protein MKKHLLAVCLLGFSAVSNATVLTFDDIPGVSQNSYGAIGTYAGFNFGATNDLNRMDWIDTVGSSWNFGAVSGDFTMLNNYGGTAIVTAANGADFTFDGLWARIWSSGASRIGNIRGFNNGAEVWNSAAALTTSWTAFNGHAGSIDELHLELGNYYLVDNLAVNETIPEPATLGLLALGFLGMRLARRKA
- a CDS encoding HD-GYP domain-containing protein, giving the protein MFKHQDALETLNKDIPLGEKLRFIHAFLHQQFDFIDRIAIALYDEKTDLLKTYVHSSGLDIPLQHYQSTLAEAPSLQEIIRLGRPRVVNDMSFLAGSSKVHSQRIGAQGYGSSYTLPMYSNGCFFGFLFFNSYRSDVFSESALHYIDLYGHLLELIVINELAEVRALVASIKTATNMALQRDFETGYHLERMSNYARLIARDLADKYGLTDDIVEHIFLFAPLHDIGKIGIPDHILLKPGKLSAEEYEIMQKHVGKGVEIIDAMVANFGLQEVKHIDILRNVAHYHHEAINGSGYPQGLKGEEIPPEARIVAVADVFDALTSRRSYKDAWSNDAAFALLLELSDSKFDRDCVQTLIARREEVEQIQARFREETIS
- a CDS encoding cytochrome b/b6 domain-containing protein yields the protein MSEKIYVFKRFERFWHWSQATLIIFMLITGFEVHGSYHLFGFGQAVNLHTISAWTLIGLWVFAIFWHFTTGEWKQYIPTLDKVIAMIKFYSVGIFIHAPHPFKATQLKKHNPLQRLAYLGVLLFIGPLLWTSGWFYLFFGDWSVWGVDKYVSLEWVAFFHTAGAFMMLLFLIAHVYLTTAGHTPTSHIKAMITGWEEVD
- a CDS encoding secondary thiamine-phosphate synthase enzyme YjbQ; this encodes MRQCSEILMLETAGRGLYVFTDRIVRWVGQSGFSDGLLTLFIQHTSASLVVQENYDPDVQADLERFFARLVKDGDPMFAHSLEGPDDMPAHVRAALTQTQLSVPLRQGQLALGTWQGIYLYEHRFAPQRRKIVMHLIGE
- a CDS encoding TlpA family protein disulfide reductase, translated to MNSFKFLMGFLGWLVVPLTLQAAGLNDISAVPHLDQKGREGYREFLLAPMHRAFAVAPGGAWSWKAEEASPDLAGEAALQGCAEHTEQECVLYAQDNQVVFESKTWPKLWGPYKTGAEAARAATGKHRGERFHDLAITSPAGKPLKLSDLHGKVVLLHFWGTWCSPCRQEMPELQKLSRELASSRDIQLVLLQMREDIDTARFWAENQHISLPLYDSGIKDAGSDSLPLANGKRIRDRELAMVFPTTYVLDKHGVVLFSHSGPVFGWNQYLPLLRDAAARSGK